The DNA region TAACTTCACAGTGTAGCCGTCAATGTCATTCAAATGATTCAGGTTAAAAAATAGGAGTTAAAGAAGGGGGTGCGTGGCTCTGGTAGGAGCAGGGAACCTCGCGTATATAGAGTGGCAAGTAACAGACTACTGCATCGAGGATAACTGGCAGAAAGAGTATAAGAAAGAATGTTACTATAACTTCATTGGGTTGGATTTGAGCAATGCAAATCGTGCACTCAGAGTGTTCTTGTCCATCGGCATGATAATGTGTGGGAAGTATAACGCCAAAATAGAAGCAAAGGAAGAGGGCACAAAATGTCGATAACAGATTTATCGTCTTGCGCTGGGGAAAAGGTCTTGAGTGTGTGAAAGCGGTCATAGCGGTTCGGAGTTTCATCTAAAAACGGGTTAACGATAAAATCCTATACGATGTTTTTATTAAACGCACAGAGAAATACAATGGTTGCAAGAATTTAAAACCCCTTTTTATCGCGAATGAAGCATCTACTATCTTATTTCTGCATCCATCTTGTTGACTCATTCAACCTCTGGGCTTAGCAGTACGATAAGTTGTTGCCAGCACGAAAAACGCTTCTTGTACTTGTCTCCCCATAAAGAAAGAGAAGATGCGCGGGATTCACATCGGCAAGCTGGAAGTGCTGGCGGGAGATTACCGCCGCGCCACTCTCAATCACTTCATTTCGAGAGGTTCCGGGCTCTCTCATTCCGCTGCTTTTTTCGGGGACACTACCGAATCGGAATCGCTGGTTCAATATCCCCTCTTCAGATAGTAAGGCCGGATGGAATCGTCATAGGCCTTTCCGCCGGGCACATGGAAGCTCATCCAGTAGTAGGGGGTGACCCCGCGGCTTTCCATGGACTGGATGTAAGCGCCCACTATGGCCCAGAAAATGTAGTTGTTCATCATCCCGGTGGTTGGTATGATCTTCCGCTGATAACCGGGGATGCTGAGAACCCCGTCGCTGTCCCCGCTCAGGTTGTCAAAGCTCATATCGCAGAGCTTTTTCAAAGGCGCGGTGGAGATGCCGTCCTCACGCTTGAACGGGTAGATTCCTACAAGAAATGCTCCCCTGGCTCGCACCTTGCGGGCCATTTCCATTTCCTGCTCCGGTGTTGCCCCGCCGAACGCGAGAATAACAACATCTCTGGCGTTGAGCGAATCGGGTTTGAGAGGATATGTCCCCATCAGGCCGCCCGCCGTTCCCGTGGCTTCGTTGTAGAATTCGTTCCGGATGCTCCAGGGGTACAGCTTCCCGCCGCCGAGAATCTTGTCCGCGATTCTCTGCCCGGCCACATTCACCTCATATAAATTCCGTTCATGAAATACATCGAGCCTGCCCATGAGGGTGTCCAGCCAGGCGGCAGAAGCGGTAAAACCCCCGGAGGTATCTTTCAGCGCCAGGTTATGGGCAAGCTGGGCCATGAGGGTCCAGTATTCGACTACCGTCACAGGGCTGGTGGGGCATACCTTCAGGTGCGGAGTGAGAGAAGGGGTAATCAGGCCGTCCTCCTTGGGCGCCCAGTCATAGATCATCATATCCACCTGGGTTTCCATGGGAGTATCGGGATTGTCGTTGTAGTTCGGCGGGGAATACCGGTTTGTAGGCATGGGGAATGCGAGGCCGAGCAGGAAGCATCCCTTCTTCCGATACTCCTGGTTCCCCGGTGTGGCTATTATGAGAAAATCTCCCTTTCCGAGGTCCTCCGGCACCTTGAATCTGGGATCTGAAGTCTTATAATCGGGGGCGATGTTCGGGTTGCCCGGCACATCCTCCGCGCAGGCCCCGGCATACATGATA from Candidatus Latescibacter sp. includes:
- a CDS encoding DUF2529 family protein produces the protein MSRTVLKYVSALFVPAFFAAAVWSTAALSANPEPVTRKSVLRLNNNADLFLRGNYDILHMIKIRELGKIGQAAKIATQRKLAGGRIVSHIGTPHIMYAGACAEDVPGNPNIAPDYKTSDPRFKVPEDLGKGDFLIIATPGNQEYRKKGCFLLGLAFPMPTNRYSPPNYNDNPDTPMETQVDMMIYDWAPKEDGLITPSLTPHLKVCPTSPVTVVEYWTLMAQLAHNLALKDTSGGFTASAAWLDTLMGRLDVFHERNLYEVNVAGQRIADKILGGGKLYPWSIRNEFYNEATGTAGGLMGTYPLKPDSLNARDVVILAFGGATPEQEMEMARKVRARGAFLVGIYPFKREDGISTAPLKKLCDMSFDNLSGDSDGVLSIPGYQRKIIPTTGMMNNYIFWAIVGAYIQSMESRGVTPYYWMSFHVPGGKAYDDSIRPYYLKRGY